GAGCCATAGATGAAGTCTTCGCCCGCAAGCGGGGTCGCATCGCCGCCTTCGCCCAGCTGACCAGCAAGATCAGCAGGCAGATATGCAACGCCGCCCGTGCCAGAGGCCAGAACCACGTTCCAATCGCTATATTCATAGCGCACGCGTGGATCGCTTAGCAGATAAGGAAACTGTGTAGACCCGGACGAGCCAAAAATCGTGGTCCCATCTTCATAAGTCATTTCCTGAAACGCGTTGGCCCCTTTGGTTGACCCTGCACCGGGGTTGAACGTGACAACAACAGTCGGGTTGCCGGGCAGCGCTTCGGACAGCAATGGCGCATAGAAGTTCGCCCATTTTGCCGAACCGCCGGTTTCAGAAAATGGGATGATCCATTCGACAGTCTTGCCGGTCAAATCAATCTGGTGTCCGTCAGCTGCGGCTTGCGTTGCCACCAATGCGGATGTGAGCGCAAGCGCGCCCAGCGTTTTCTTAAGCATATGTTTTCCTCCCAGAAGGACCTGCACGGCCCTGAAAATAGAATCACAAAGCCCCCTCAAGGCTTCTTGATGCGCAGACTGTGCAGTGTCATCCTTGCGTGAACCTTGCATCCCGCGTTTTTCTTGAAAGGGTACGTCGTGCACATTGTTGTCGTGGAAGACAATATCTCGGTTGCTAAGGGAATTCGCTATTACCTGCAGGACATCGGCCATGCCGTTGATGTGCTGGACGATGGGGCCGATGCCGATGCCTTCTTGCGTCAGGATGAAGCCGATCTGATTGTGTTGGATATCAACCTGCCGACAATGGACGGGCTATGCGTTCTGCGCGAAATGCGCGCGCGCAACGACAATAGACCGGTCCTGTTACTGACCGCCCGCGCTGAAACCGAAGACAAGATCACCGGCCTTGATGCAGGGGCCGATGACTACCTCAGCAAACCTTTCGAGATGGCAGAATTCGGTGCCCGCATCCGCGCCCTGTCGCGCCGGGTGGGCGAACGCCCGATGAAGGTTGCCACGATTGGCCCCCTGCGATTTGATAAAACCGCACGAATGGTTGCAGGTCCGGATGGGCCTTTGAATATCCCCCGTCGCGAGGTCGCGCTGTTCGAACGGCTGTTGTCAGCGGATGGCCGTATCGTTTCAAAGCAGGTGCTGCTTGACAGCCTCTATGGCACCGGCGCGGATGTCGATGAACCGGTGGTCGAGGTTTACGTATCGCGATTACGCAAACGCTTGCGCCCCTTTGGTGTGCAGATCGTTGTCAAACGCGGGTTGGGATATCTGATGCGGATGACTCCATGAACAACAGCCTGTCCCTGCGCGGACGACTGACCCTTGTGATCCTGCTCCCCTTGATCCTGATCGCGACGATCATCGGCGCATGGGCCTATTTCGACGCTCAGAAAACAGCGGCCGAACGTTTTGATCGTTCGCTGCTGTCGACCACCCTTGCGATCTCGCGCGATACTGCGGTTTCAGGCGGCGATGCACTCAGCGAGGAAACCCGTGACCTTTTGCGCGACACGTCTGGCGGCGCCGTCTTCTACCATGTCTATGCCCCTGATGGCGTGTTTGTGACGGGCTATGCCACCCCGCCCGTGCCACCAGAGCAGGTTCCGGTGGATGCAACGCAAACCTATTACGATGCCGTTTATCAAGGTGCCCCCGTACGCGCCCTGCGCTTTGCGCAAAGCACGTCGATTGACGGTCTGACGGGGCTGTTCACCTTTACAGTCTGGCAAAACACGGCTGTGCGGGACGGGTTCGTGCGCACCCGAACGGGGCCGGTATTTCTGATCATCGCGTCAATGATCGGTGCGCTTGCCATCATCGTCTGGTTTGGCGTGGGCCGTGGCCTTGCCCCCTTGATTGATCTGGAAGACGCCATCGCGCGCCGCTCGGTGACGGACCTGTCGCCGATTAAGCGGCGCATTCCGCAAGAGGTGACAGGCATTGTCGGCCGCTTCAATGATCTAGTGGACGAACTTTCGCGCGCGCTGGAAGCCAAGAACGCCTTTATTTCGGACGCGGCACACCAGCTGCGCAATCCAATCGCCGGGGTGCTCAGCCTTGCGGAGTCTGTTTCAAACGCCAAATCGCTGGATGACGCACACGCCCGTGCGGCTGACCTGCAAGAGGCCGCACGCGACGCTGGGCAGTTAGCCAATAACCTGCTGACCCTCGATCGCGCGCAAGCCAGTCCGATACCCGGTACCGATACGCCTTTCGATCCGCGCGATATCCTGCTGGATATATCCCACAGAAGCGCGGCCCGCGCTGTCGAAGCAGGCATCGCTTTGCACACTGATCTGGCCACCGCTCCTGTCCAGTTGCGTGGCGATCCGGTAATGTTTGAACAGGCCGTCCTGAATATCATCAATAACGCCATTGTTCATGGTGGCCCGAAATTATCTCAAGTCCTGCTGACCTCGCGTATTGAGGACACCATGTTGGTGGTGATCGTCAGCGATGACGGGAAAGGCATTGCAGAGGCCGATTTCGACCGCGCCCGAAGCCGCTTTAGCCAGGTCGGCCCCAGTGCTGGGTCCGGGTTGGGCCTGCCGATCGCCGCCGCAGTGGTCGACTCCTTCAACGGGGAAATCGAATTGGCGCGGGAAGGCCACCGCTTTCAGGTCACGCTCAGCTTTCCAGTTCAACGCGAACTCTAGATCGCCAGCGACTTCAACACCTGCCAGACGCGATCCACCGTGGGATCATTGGCATCGGACTGCAAACGCAATGCATGAAAGTCGGAAACGATCACGTCGTTCAGCGGGGCCAATGCAACCAGTTGCCCGTCCTTCACCCATGGGGCGGCGTAGTGATCTGGCAAAAGCCCCACATGGCTACCCGACAGCGCCAGATAGGCGGTCAACTCGATGGTATCTTGCGCAACCCCTTCCGAATGATCCAGAAGCATTGGTTCAAGATCATCATCTATCGGATTGAACACAAAGCTGTGGGCTGAAATTTCGGAAGCGGCGAGAGTGGATTTCAAAATCTCAGGATCGGACATCCCGGCGCAAGCGTGATCGGGGCTGCAATAAAGACTGCTGACTTCACGATAAAGCGGAAAGGCTTCGGCTTCGTTTGGGATACGCTCATTCCCCGCAATCCCGACGATTGCGATATCAAGCCGATGGGCACGAAGCTCTTCAAGGCAGGCCAAAAAGTCAAAGATCCCGATGTTGATCTTCAAGTCGGGCATATCGGCACGAAGTTCCCGCAGAACCCCGATCAGCGGGTTGTTCGGGTCGGTGACCGTTGAATCAACCACCCCGATGCGGATTTGCTGCGTGGCAGGCACCCCTATCGCGTTCAGCCGGGCCGCAGCCGCATCAATCTGATCCAAAAGCGTGGTGACTTCTTCCAAGACCTGTTCGCCCGCACCAGTCAGCGCAAAGCCCTTTGGCCCCCGGTCGCACAAACGCAGCCCCAGCCGATCTTCCAGCTTGGCAATCTGCGCGCTGATCGCGGGCTGGGAAATACCCAGCACACCTTGCGCTTTGCCAAAACCACCCGCCTCGGCCACCGCCTGAAAGACGCGCAGTAGGCGCAGATCAATGTCCGAAAGTTTCACAGCCGTTCGTCCCCGTTGTTCTTTCCTATAAAGGCAGCGCGGGCATAGCATGTCGACAGGGTTATGCAGTCATAACCCATTCTGTATGGTTTCGCCGCATTGGCGGTCCTAGCATTTCACCAAGTCGCAAAAAAACCAACGGGAGAACATCCATGGGGACGAAGACCACATTATCCACCACCGCCGGCATCATATTGGGCCTGACAAGTTCGGCTTGGGCCGAAGAACTGACTGTCAGCGCTTGGGGCGGTTTTTTTGAAGAAACACTCGCCGCCGAGATTTATCCGCTCTTCACCGCCGAAACCGGGATCGAGGTAAAATCGATTGCTCAGCCTGAAGATTCCACCTGGATGACCCAATTGATGGCCGCCGCCCGCGCCAAGCAGGCGCCCGCCGATTTATCGCTGGTCGTGGATGAGGTTTTGTTCCGTGGCAATGAAGTTGGCCTCTGGGCCGAGCTTTCACCTGCAAACATGCCAAGCACCGAAGGTCTGTCAGACGGCTACGTAAAGCTGAACTATGCGGGCAATGCCTATGCTGTGGGGGCGCTCGCCTTTTACACGACCTTTGTGACCAACACCAACTACGCTCCCGACGCGCCAGAAAGCTGGGCCGAGCTTTGGGAACCAAAGTGGGATGGCAAGCTGGGCATCGTGACGACACCCAATTCAGGCCTGTTGGAAGTGACCGCAACGACATTTTTTGACGGCGTAGAAATCCTCGAGACACGCGAAGGCATCGAACAGGTGATCGCCAAGATCGGCGAACTCAAGCCTCAGGTCAGCCTGTGGTATCGCGATGAGGGACAGTTCCAGCAGTCGCTTGAAAGCGGAGAGCTGAACGCAGGCCTCTACTATCATGACGTGACCATGCTTTCGATCTGGGATGGTCTGCCCGTCGCATCGACATTTCCCAAGGAAGGCGGGATCGTTTCGGACGCGTATTGGGTCGTGCCGCGCGACTCTGAAAATATCGCTGCCGCCGAGAAGTTCCTTGATTTCATGAGCCGCCCGGAAACGCAGGCCCTGATGTCGCGCACGATGGGCACTTTCCCGGTTGTGCCACGTGAAAGCACAGACCTGACGGACGAAGAATTTGCCGCCGTGGGCAGCGACATCACCCCGATCCGTGTGCAGACCCACATTCACCTGCGCGAAGGTGACTGGCTGGAAACCAAGTATCAGGAAATGATCGCGCAATAACAATCATCGCGGCGGGGCGTTCGCGCCCTGCCGCAACTTCCACAGGGGCAAACCATGGCTGCATTGACCATCACCAATCTGCGAAAGTCCTTCGGCACGTTTGAAGCGCTGAAAGACATTTCCATTGCGGTTGAGGATGGTGAATTCATCTGTCTGCTTGGCGGCTCCGGCTGTGGCAAGACGACCCTTTTGCGCCTGATCGCAGGGCTTGAGATCCATGATGAAGGCGATATCCGTTTGGGCGGCAAGGACCTGACCCAAGTCCCCTGCCACAAGCGCAATATCGGCATGGTCTTTCAGTCCCTCGCCCTGTTTCCGCATCTGAATGTCGGGGCCAATGTGGCCTATGGGATGCGCCTGCGCGGCACTTCGGCCGATGCTGCAGCGACTGAAGTTGATCGCCTGCTCGACATGGTTGGCTTGGCTGGATTGGCGGATCGCGCGATCACCGCCCTGTCCGGCGGGCAGCGCCAGCGCGTTGCCATTGCACGCGCCTTGGCGCTGAAACCGGCAGTATTCCTGATGGACGAACCGTTCTCAGCCCTTGATGCGGGCCTGCGCGACCAGATGCAGAAAGAGGTGAAAAGCATCCAACGTGAATTTGGCGTGACAACAGTTTTCGTGACGCATGATCAACGCGAAGCAATGGCATTGGCCGACCGCATCGTGGTGATGAACGGCGGAAAGATCG
The sequence above is drawn from the Cognatiyoonia koreensis genome and encodes:
- a CDS encoding ABC transporter ATP-binding protein; translation: MAALTITNLRKSFGTFEALKDISIAVEDGEFICLLGGSGCGKTTLLRLIAGLEIHDEGDIRLGGKDLTQVPCHKRNIGMVFQSLALFPHLNVGANVAYGMRLRGTSADAAATEVDRLLDMVGLAGLADRAITALSGGQRQRVAIARALALKPAVFLMDEPFSALDAGLRDQMQKEVKSIQREFGVTTVFVTHDQREAMALADRIVVMNGGKIEQAASPEDLYSRPATRFVAEFIGINNIIARDGQPPIAVRPEAISLAATGTGPQGQIIRQRRLGALLEREIRIGDQTLHQSEIAGSGGSFDDGARVTLSWDTAKAWALPA
- a CDS encoding ABC transporter substrate-binding protein: MGTKTTLSTTAGIILGLTSSAWAEELTVSAWGGFFEETLAAEIYPLFTAETGIEVKSIAQPEDSTWMTQLMAAARAKQAPADLSLVVDEVLFRGNEVGLWAELSPANMPSTEGLSDGYVKLNYAGNAYAVGALAFYTTFVTNTNYAPDAPESWAELWEPKWDGKLGIVTTPNSGLLEVTATTFFDGVEILETREGIEQVIAKIGELKPQVSLWYRDEGQFQQSLESGELNAGLYYHDVTMLSIWDGLPVASTFPKEGGIVSDAYWVVPRDSENIAAAEKFLDFMSRPETQALMSRTMGTFPVVPRESTDLTDEEFAAVGSDITPIRVQTHIHLREGDWLETKYQEMIAQ
- a CDS encoding sensor histidine kinase; this encodes MNNSLSLRGRLTLVILLPLILIATIIGAWAYFDAQKTAAERFDRSLLSTTLAISRDTAVSGGDALSEETRDLLRDTSGGAVFYHVYAPDGVFVTGYATPPVPPEQVPVDATQTYYDAVYQGAPVRALRFAQSTSIDGLTGLFTFTVWQNTAVRDGFVRTRTGPVFLIIASMIGALAIIVWFGVGRGLAPLIDLEDAIARRSVTDLSPIKRRIPQEVTGIVGRFNDLVDELSRALEAKNAFISDAAHQLRNPIAGVLSLAESVSNAKSLDDAHARAADLQEAARDAGQLANNLLTLDRAQASPIPGTDTPFDPRDILLDISHRSAARAVEAGIALHTDLATAPVQLRGDPVMFEQAVLNIINNAIVHGGPKLSQVLLTSRIEDTMLVVIVSDDGKGIAEADFDRARSRFSQVGPSAGSGLGLPIAAAVVDSFNGEIELAREGHRFQVTLSFPVQREL
- a CDS encoding LysR family transcriptional regulator, whose amino-acid sequence is MKLSDIDLRLLRVFQAVAEAGGFGKAQGVLGISQPAISAQIAKLEDRLGLRLCDRGPKGFALTGAGEQVLEEVTTLLDQIDAAAARLNAIGVPATQQIRIGVVDSTVTDPNNPLIGVLRELRADMPDLKINIGIFDFLACLEELRAHRLDIAIVGIAGNERIPNEAEAFPLYREVSSLYCSPDHACAGMSDPEILKSTLAASEISAHSFVFNPIDDDLEPMLLDHSEGVAQDTIELTAYLALSGSHVGLLPDHYAAPWVKDGQLVALAPLNDVIVSDFHALRLQSDANDPTVDRVWQVLKSLAI
- a CDS encoding response regulator transcription factor, translating into MHIVVVEDNISVAKGIRYYLQDIGHAVDVLDDGADADAFLRQDEADLIVLDINLPTMDGLCVLREMRARNDNRPVLLLTARAETEDKITGLDAGADDYLSKPFEMAEFGARIRALSRRVGERPMKVATIGPLRFDKTARMVAGPDGPLNIPRREVALFERLLSADGRIVSKQVLLDSLYGTGADVDEPVVEVYVSRLRKRLRPFGVQIVVKRGLGYLMRMTP